One genomic segment of Rivularia sp. PCC 7116 includes these proteins:
- a CDS encoding CHAT domain-containing protein produces the protein MKYKINHNWFIPHLRIRYFRTPIILFLIAVFLTINVPVTANIATSQSPKTQHIASLQQGKQLYEAERFADSVNVLQQVVTNYRNTGDKLKQAVALSNLALAYKKLGNLNQAQEAITESLSLFGTDTKTQIPDREVLAAILDIQGSIQLDLGQAEAALKTWQRGEAIYKQTNDKSGIVSNRINQAQALQVLGFYRRSLSTLTALQKELKSQPNSIVKAVELRSLGDALQLAGDLKQSRQVLQQSLKIAQKLDSPQNASAALFSLGNTARIEQDFPAAIDFYQQAAAATANPVTKVQAQINQFSLLVNQGQVKTARTLLPKIQTQLDKLPASQTNIYARLHLVQSLLKLKTQPQMLAQISATAVEQSKKLADKRAESFALGTLGSVYEQTQQYANARKLTQQALTIAQTINAPDISYRWHWQLGRLLKKQGNIASAIASYDTAVDNLQTLRSDLVAVNRDVQYSFKESVEPVYRESVALLLESQKINKSEKTLDKARQRIESLQLAELDDYFRQACINTQTVVLDKVVDEDNPTAAIIYPIILPEQLQVIVKIPNQPLRNYAVDKSQSEVEAILTQLRQYILEPDRADEVQQLSQQVYGWLIKNIESDLQNSKVNTLVFVLDGALRNIPMATLYDGEQYLVEKYAVSLSLGLQLLAPKPLAQQPLNVLAAGLVEPPEDFQKFPSLPEIKSEFDLIDKAGVSTKQLLNNEFTSTTLEKNVNKTPFNVLHLATHGQFSSQPENTFILAADGAINVTEFDRLLRRRGEVRSQALEMLVLSACQTAAGDNRATLGLAGVSVKAGARSTLASLWHVNDKSTAILMGEFYQELANTKVTKAEALRRAQVKLLKYPNYNLPGFWAPYVLVGNWL, from the coding sequence ATGAAATATAAAATTAATCATAACTGGTTTATTCCTCATCTTAGAATCCGTTACTTCCGCACTCCCATTATTTTATTTTTAATCGCAGTCTTTCTAACAATAAATGTCCCCGTTACTGCCAATATCGCCACATCGCAATCTCCAAAAACCCAGCATATAGCATCTCTACAACAAGGAAAACAACTATATGAAGCCGAACGATTTGCTGATTCTGTCAATGTATTGCAGCAAGTTGTAACCAACTATCGCAACACCGGCGACAAATTAAAACAAGCCGTTGCATTAAGTAATTTGGCTTTGGCTTACAAAAAGTTGGGTAATTTAAATCAAGCCCAGGAAGCAATTACCGAAAGTTTAAGTTTATTTGGCACTGATACAAAAACGCAAATCCCAGATAGAGAAGTTTTAGCTGCAATTCTCGATATCCAAGGCAGCATTCAGTTAGATTTGGGGCAAGCCGAAGCAGCACTGAAAACTTGGCAGCGCGGGGAAGCAATTTATAAACAAACTAATGATAAAAGTGGTATTGTTAGCAATCGCATCAATCAAGCTCAAGCTTTGCAGGTATTGGGATTTTATCGTCGCAGTTTATCAACTTTGACTGCATTGCAAAAAGAGCTAAAATCGCAACCAAATTCTATTGTTAAAGCAGTAGAATTACGTTCTTTAGGAGATGCTTTACAATTGGCGGGAGACTTGAAACAATCCCGTCAGGTATTGCAGCAAAGTTTGAAAATTGCTCAAAAATTGGATTCTCCCCAAAATGCCAGCGCTGCTTTATTTAGTTTGGGTAATACAGCCCGAATCGAACAAGATTTTCCCGCAGCAATCGATTTTTATCAGCAAGCTGCCGCAGCTACAGCAAACCCTGTAACTAAAGTACAAGCACAAATTAATCAATTCAGTTTATTGGTTAATCAAGGGCAAGTAAAAACAGCACGAACTTTATTACCCAAAATTCAAACTCAACTCGATAAATTGCCAGCTTCTCAAACAAATATCTATGCTCGGCTGCATTTGGTGCAAAGTTTGCTCAAATTGAAAACTCAACCCCAAATGCTTGCTCAAATTTCTGCTACTGCCGTAGAGCAATCTAAAAAACTAGCAGATAAAAGAGCGGAAAGCTTTGCTCTGGGAACTTTAGGCAGCGTCTACGAGCAAACTCAGCAATATGCAAATGCGCGCAAACTTACTCAGCAAGCACTTACCATTGCTCAAACTATTAATGCCCCAGATATATCTTACCGGTGGCATTGGCAATTAGGAAGATTATTGAAAAAACAAGGAAATATTGCCAGCGCGATCGCATCTTACGATACTGCCGTAGATAATTTACAGACTCTTCGCAGCGATTTAGTTGCGGTAAATAGAGATGTTCAGTATTCCTTTAAAGAAAGTGTTGAGCCAGTATATCGGGAATCGGTGGCATTGCTGTTAGAATCCCAGAAAATTAACAAGAGTGAAAAAACTTTAGATAAAGCCAGACAAAGAATTGAATCATTGCAGCTAGCGGAATTAGATGATTACTTTCGCCAAGCTTGTATCAATACTCAAACGGTAGTCTTAGATAAAGTGGTAGACGAAGATAATCCCACTGCCGCCATTATTTACCCGATTATTTTACCGGAGCAACTACAGGTAATTGTGAAAATTCCCAATCAACCTCTGCGTAACTATGCGGTTGATAAATCCCAAAGTGAAGTTGAAGCAATTCTGACACAATTGCGCCAATATATTCTAGAGCCAGATAGAGCCGATGAAGTGCAACAGCTATCGCAGCAAGTATACGGTTGGTTAATTAAAAATATTGAGTCAGATTTACAGAATAGTAAAGTTAATACCCTCGTATTTGTATTAGATGGGGCATTGCGTAATATTCCAATGGCTACTTTATACGATGGCGAGCAGTATTTAGTTGAAAAATATGCAGTCTCGCTAAGTTTGGGGCTGCAGTTGTTGGCACCAAAACCTTTAGCACAACAACCACTCAATGTTCTAGCGGCTGGTTTAGTAGAGCCACCGGAAGATTTTCAGAAGTTTCCGTCTTTGCCAGAAATTAAATCTGAGTTTGATTTGATTGATAAAGCCGGAGTATCTACAAAACAACTTTTAAACAACGAATTTACCAGCACAACTTTAGAGAAAAACGTTAATAAAACTCCATTTAACGTGCTGCATTTAGCAACTCACGGTCAATTTAGTTCCCAGCCTGAAAATACTTTTATTTTAGCGGCAGATGGTGCAATTAATGTCACCGAATTCGATCGTTTGCTGCGTCGTCGGGGTGAAGTTCGTTCGCAAGCCTTGGAAATGTTGGTGTTAAGCGCTTGTCAAACTGCTGCTGGCGACAATCGCGCCACCCTAGGCTTAGCGGGAGTATCCGTCAAAGCTGGAGCGCGGAGTACTTTAGCTTCACTGTGGCATGTCAACGATAAATCCACCGCGATTTTAATGGGTGAATTTTATCAAGAGTTGGCTAACACAAAAGTAACCAAAGCAGAAGCTTTACGCCGTGCCCAAGTCAAGCTGTTGAAATATCCTAATTACAACCTTCCTGGTTTTTGGGCACCTTATGTATTAGTTGGGAATTGGCTGTAA
- a CDS encoding flavodoxin — protein sequence MAKMAIFYGSTSGITEEIATKIHEHFGEELCELFSMEEDFTSVDEMLEYDYLLFGCSTWGSGEVQNDWRDPLFEMEMDKPDFTGKTIALFGAGDYQNHGEQFVSALGTLYDHFKKLGATLVGEIPTDGYTYEYSFAVRDGKFIGLPIDEVNESDKTDERIATWLESVKPHLPSLETA from the coding sequence ATGGCAAAGATGGCTATTTTTTATGGCAGTACTTCCGGTATAACTGAAGAAATCGCCACAAAAATACACGAGCATTTTGGTGAAGAACTATGCGAACTTTTTAGCATGGAAGAAGATTTTACCAGCGTTGATGAAATGCTTGAGTATGATTATTTGCTATTCGGTTGTTCCACCTGGGGTTCAGGAGAAGTCCAAAATGACTGGCGCGATCCATTGTTTGAAATGGAAATGGATAAGCCAGATTTTACAGGTAAAACCATTGCATTGTTCGGTGCCGGAGATTATCAAAATCATGGCGAACAGTTTGTCAGTGCATTAGGAACTTTATACGATCACTTTAAAAAATTGGGTGCAACCCTCGTTGGCGAAATTCCTACCGATGGTTACACCTATGAATATTCCTTTGCAGTGCGTGACGGTAAATTTATCGGTTTACCCATTGATGAAGTTAATGAAAGCGACAAAACTGACGAGCGGATTGCAACTTGGCTTGAATCAGTAAAACCGCATCTTCCATCTTTGGAAACAGCCTAG
- a CDS encoding alpha/beta fold hydrolase, with amino-acid sequence MSIYGDVVWVSASPSLRFLSTPLINKLIKYTSISGWEYIQSPDEPACIDTAVELLHNYLKTKDAPIHLIGHGIGGTIALMFARQFPHLVKSLTLLSVAAEPAKTWHVNYYQQRQIYTLSQTEALFNTLENIFRDKYPRCPQTLIDSFYRDLENLPLMHSLLQIERLTASGISMPLMVCGGQIDMILGYPDLYEWKKYLKPEDTLWKCPQGGHFFHYFYPEIVSQQILHFWRSYQLEVVQKQVIATQLNNIWLG; translated from the coding sequence ATGTCTATATACGGTGATGTTGTTTGGGTTAGCGCTAGTCCTTCTTTAAGGTTTTTAAGTACGCCTTTAATAAATAAGTTAATCAAATATACAAGTATTTCAGGATGGGAATATATTCAGTCTCCAGATGAGCCAGCTTGTATAGATACAGCAGTTGAATTATTACATAATTATCTTAAAACAAAAGACGCTCCCATTCATCTAATTGGTCATGGCATAGGTGGAACTATTGCCTTAATGTTTGCTCGTCAATTTCCTCATTTAGTTAAGTCTTTAACCTTACTTTCTGTGGCAGCAGAACCCGCAAAAACTTGGCATGTTAATTATTATCAGCAGCGTCAAATATATACTTTAAGTCAAACAGAAGCTTTATTTAATACTCTGGAAAATATATTTAGAGATAAATACCCCCGTTGTCCGCAAACTTTAATTGATAGTTTTTATCGAGATTTAGAAAATTTACCTTTGATGCATTCCTTGCTACAAATAGAAAGACTAACTGCTTCAGGTATTTCTATGCCTTTAATGGTTTGTGGGGGACAAATTGATATGATTTTAGGTTATCCCGATTTGTACGAATGGAAGAAATACTTAAAACCGGAAGATACTTTATGGAAATGTCCTCAAGGGGGTCATTTTTTCCACTATTTTTATCCTGAAATCGTCAGTCAGCAGATATTGCATTTTTGGCGTTCGTATCAATTAGAAGTAGTACAAAAACAAGTTATAGCTACTCAGTTAAATAATATTTGGTTGGGGTAG
- a CDS encoding glycosyltransferase, with amino-acid sequence MNASSGVQPIDSILNFGLLVPGGDGHLNPSIALAAELQHRGHRVTFFAIPDTIEAGKSAELEIVECATEKLPLGATNNLLRQVAAGVPPWKISGMMQQVNASYQAYLLGIDNWLIQNPHKLDCLLLDGLSPHLFLLGEKHKIPYVVMEYTAPDFLGSVEVPPMMLGWSYSNTWWGKLRNKIVSELLNYCMTPLITGVQRRYAKAWKLPSGRGLRDSRQALLRITQIPQVFDFPRKLVKDYIYTAPWTNCSKRVKFDFPWERLNGKPIIYAALGTVYTDQSQAYQTIAKVCHQFDCQLVLSVGLFVPDNLLQNLRQTYPNFIILRKTPQVEVLKKTELFITHAGMNSTLEALQLGVPMLAVPIGGDQPGVAARIRYHQVGVSIPIKQLNEAKLSQAISRVFKNPIYTNKAKELAKKINSTPGVVLAADAIEELFKII; translated from the coding sequence ATGAACGCATCTTCAGGAGTGCAACCAATCGATTCCATCCTCAATTTTGGTTTACTTGTTCCAGGTGGTGATGGACATCTTAACCCCTCGATTGCATTAGCGGCAGAATTACAGCATCGGGGACATAGAGTCACTTTTTTTGCAATTCCCGATACGATAGAAGCTGGAAAATCGGCTGAGTTAGAAATAGTTGAATGCGCTACCGAAAAACTACCTTTAGGAGCTACCAATAATCTGCTCAGACAGGTGGCTGCGGGGGTACCTCCTTGGAAAATTTCAGGGATGATGCAGCAAGTAAACGCCAGCTATCAAGCATATCTACTAGGAATAGATAATTGGTTAATTCAAAATCCCCATAAGCTTGATTGTTTGCTTTTAGATGGTTTATCACCCCATTTATTTTTACTTGGAGAAAAGCATAAGATACCCTATGTCGTCATGGAATATACCGCACCAGACTTCTTAGGTTCTGTAGAAGTACCACCAATGATGCTTGGTTGGAGCTACTCAAATACTTGGTGGGGGAAACTCAGAAATAAGATTGTCAGTGAGCTATTAAATTATTGTATGACTCCTTTAATTACTGGAGTACAAAGACGTTATGCTAAAGCTTGGAAATTGCCATCGGGAAGAGGATTAAGGGATTCTCGACAAGCTTTATTACGCATTACTCAAATTCCCCAAGTCTTTGATTTTCCACGGAAACTAGTTAAAGATTATATTTATACAGCCCCTTGGACTAATTGCAGCAAACGAGTTAAATTTGATTTTCCTTGGGAAAGATTAAATGGTAAGCCGATTATCTATGCTGCATTGGGAACTGTTTATACTGACCAATCCCAAGCTTATCAAACCATTGCTAAAGTTTGTCACCAATTCGACTGTCAATTAGTTTTATCTGTTGGATTGTTCGTACCGGATAATTTACTTCAAAATCTACGTCAGACATATCCAAATTTTATTATTCTTCGCAAAACCCCCCAAGTCGAAGTTCTGAAAAAAACAGAATTATTTATCACTCATGCGGGGATGAATTCAACATTGGAAGCATTGCAGTTAGGAGTACCGATGCTAGCAGTTCCCATCGGAGGAGATCAACCCGGTGTCGCAGCTAGAATTCGCTACCATCAAGTCGGCGTAAGCATACCAATCAAGCAGTTGAATGAAGCCAAATTATCTCAAGCAATTTCTCGGGTATTCAAAAACCCGATTTATACTAACAAGGCAAAAGAATTAGCTAAAAAAATTAATAGTACTCCCGGCGTGGTTTTAGCAGCAGATGCAATTGAAGAATTATTCAAAATTATTTAG
- a CDS encoding heavy metal translocating P-type ATPase gives MKTLSLKLRGMSCASCAISIEKVINSVPGVSECNVNFGVEQATVKYNPQKTDIQQIQNAVDAAGYSATPLQEQEILGEDDTDIAARKAERNILIAKVIVGAVISIILIIGSLPMMTGLELSFIPAWLHDPWLQLAITAPVQFGCGYGFYTGAWKAIKRRTATMDTLIALGTSAAFFYSLFVTVSPDYFINQGLKVEVYYETAAVVITLILLGKLFESRARAKTSEAIRQLIGLQAKDARVIRDGKEIDVPIQDVELDEIILVRPGEKIPLDGEVIQGSSTVDEAMVTGESLPVKKQPGDEVIGATINKTGSFKFRVSRVGKDTVLSQIVQLVRQAQASKAPIQRLADKVTGWFVPVVIIIAMFTFAIWFNATSNISLALITTVGVLIIACPCALGLATPTSIMVGTGKGAEHGILIKGAESLELAHKIQTIVLDKTGTLTEGKPTVTNFVTVRGTVNNNELEIIKLAAALEHNSEHPLAEAVVRYAENQGVGFIDSRDFEAVAGSGIQGYVLDKWVQIGTKRWLEEVGIDTNLFHQQKQTWEAEGKTVIWIAVDSKVEGLMGIADALKPTSMQAVGMMQKLGLEVVMLTGDNLATAEVIAAEVGIDRVFAEVRPQQKAAIVKSLQAEKRKSRYKTVAMVGDGINDAPALAQADVGMAIGTGTDVAIAASDITLISGDLRLIVTAIKLSRATINNIRQNLFFAFFYNILGIPIAAGILFPIFGWLLNPIIAGAAMACSSVSVVSNALRLRNFKVEIGNW, from the coding sequence ATGAAAACTTTATCCTTAAAATTACGAGGCATGAGTTGTGCTTCTTGTGCTATTAGTATAGAAAAAGTGATTAATTCGGTTCCCGGTGTTAGCGAATGCAATGTTAATTTCGGTGTCGAACAAGCTACTGTCAAATATAATCCTCAAAAAACTGATATTCAACAAATTCAAAACGCTGTTGATGCTGCTGGATACAGTGCAACTCCCCTACAAGAGCAAGAAATATTGGGGGAAGATGATACTGATATTGCAGCTAGAAAAGCAGAAAGAAACATTTTGATTGCTAAGGTGATAGTAGGTGCTGTAATTAGTATTATCTTAATAATCGGTTCTTTACCGATGATGACTGGATTAGAGTTATCTTTCATCCCTGCATGGTTGCACGATCCTTGGTTGCAGCTAGCAATAACCGCACCCGTACAGTTTGGGTGTGGCTATGGATTCTATACTGGGGCTTGGAAAGCGATTAAACGCCGCACTGCCACAATGGATACTCTGATTGCTTTGGGTACTTCGGCGGCATTCTTCTATTCTCTATTTGTAACTGTATCTCCCGATTATTTTATTAATCAAGGTTTGAAGGTGGAGGTATATTACGAAACTGCTGCGGTGGTAATTACTTTAATTTTATTAGGGAAATTATTTGAAAGTCGGGCTAGGGCAAAAACCAGCGAAGCAATTCGTCAGTTAATTGGTTTGCAGGCTAAGGATGCGCGGGTAATTCGCGATGGTAAGGAAATAGACGTTCCCATTCAAGATGTTGAGCTTGATGAAATTATTTTAGTGCGTCCTGGAGAAAAAATACCCCTTGATGGAGAAGTAATTCAAGGTAGCTCTACTGTTGATGAAGCTATGGTGACGGGAGAAAGTTTACCTGTCAAAAAACAGCCCGGTGATGAGGTTATCGGCGCAACGATTAATAAAACTGGTAGCTTTAAATTTAGAGTTTCCAGGGTAGGGAAAGATACCGTATTATCGCAAATCGTGCAGTTGGTTAGACAAGCCCAAGCAAGTAAAGCTCCGATTCAAAGATTAGCAGACAAAGTCACGGGGTGGTTTGTGCCGGTGGTTATAATAATTGCAATGTTTACTTTTGCGATTTGGTTTAATGCAACGAGCAATATCAGCCTTGCTTTAATTACCACTGTGGGAGTTTTGATTATTGCTTGCCCTTGTGCTTTGGGTTTGGCTACTCCAACGTCGATTATGGTAGGTACCGGTAAAGGTGCCGAACACGGTATTTTGATAAAAGGTGCCGAAAGTTTGGAACTCGCTCATAAAATCCAAACCATTGTTTTAGATAAAACTGGCACTTTGACGGAAGGCAAGCCTACGGTGACTAATTTTGTCACGGTGCGCGGTACTGTTAATAATAATGAATTGGAAATAATTAAGTTAGCCGCTGCATTAGAGCATAATTCAGAACATCCATTAGCCGAGGCTGTAGTTAGATATGCTGAGAATCAGGGTGTGGGGTTCATAGACAGTCGTGATTTTGAAGCCGTTGCTGGCAGCGGTATCCAAGGATATGTGTTAGATAAATGGGTGCAAATTGGCACCAAACGCTGGCTGGAAGAAGTTGGAATCGATACTAATTTATTTCACCAGCAAAAACAAACTTGGGAAGCAGAAGGTAAAACTGTAATTTGGATTGCTGTAGATAGTAAGGTTGAAGGTTTGATGGGAATTGCCGATGCTTTAAAACCAACATCTATGCAGGCAGTAGGAATGATGCAGAAATTGGGTTTAGAAGTAGTAATGTTAACTGGAGATAATCTTGCCACAGCAGAAGTAATTGCCGCAGAAGTTGGTATTGATAGAGTATTTGCCGAAGTTCGACCTCAACAGAAAGCAGCTATTGTAAAATCTTTGCAGGCAGAGAAGAGAAAATCTCGATATAAAACAGTGGCAATGGTGGGGGATGGCATCAACGATGCTCCAGCCTTAGCTCAAGCCGATGTCGGTATGGCAATTGGTACCGGTACGGATGTGGCGATCGCTGCTTCTGATATAACTTTAATTTCGGGGGATTTGCGTTTAATTGTCACGGCTATTAAGTTGTCTCGGGCAACTATCAATAATATTCGTCAGAATTTGTTCTTTGCTTTTTTCTACAATATCTTAGGTATTCCCATCGCAGCAGGAATTCTGTTTCCCATATTTGGCTGGTTGCTCAATCCAATAATTGCCGGTGCTGCAATGGCTTGTAGTTCGGTTTCGGTTGTGAGTAATGCTTTGCGATTGCGTAATTTTAAGGTGGAAATTGGGAATTGGTAA
- a CDS encoding formylglycine-generating enzyme family protein produces MGKIVINRQRKKTQYYIEELGNGINLEMVLIPSGNFKMGAPETEIGSSDRERPQHQVTIPFFFMGRYQITQAQWRAVANLPQLNRELKPAPSSFKGDNLPVEQISWYDAVEFCARLSHHTGRNYRLPSEAEWEYACRAGTTTPFHFGETITTDLANYRGMDSSYGNGTKGIYRQQTTPVGSFNVANNFGLSDMHGNVWEWCFDDWHNNYQQINADGRAWIEKSHQNKNDYRFRRILRGGSWGYNAQSSRSAGRLYNIPGYNNINIGLRIACGIKQ; encoded by the coding sequence ATGGGAAAAATAGTAATTAATCGTCAGCGAAAAAAAACACAATATTATATAGAAGAATTAGGGAATGGAATCAACTTAGAAATGGTTTTAATCCCTAGCGGTAATTTTAAAATGGGCGCGCCGGAAACCGAAATAGGTAGTTCCGATAGAGAGCGCCCCCAGCATCAAGTCACAATTCCATTTTTCTTTATGGGTAGATATCAAATTACCCAAGCACAATGGCGAGCAGTTGCTAATTTACCCCAATTAAATAGAGAATTGAAACCAGCACCATCTTCCTTTAAAGGAGATAACTTACCCGTAGAGCAAATCTCTTGGTATGATGCGGTTGAGTTTTGTGCAAGATTGTCTCATCATACAGGTAGAAACTACCGTTTACCCAGCGAAGCAGAATGGGAATACGCTTGTCGTGCCGGTACTACTACACCATTCCATTTCGGCGAAACCATTACTACCGATTTAGCCAATTATCGAGGTATGGATAGTTCCTATGGTAACGGTACTAAAGGAATCTACCGTCAGCAAACAACACCAGTAGGCAGCTTTAACGTCGCTAACAACTTTGGTTTATCAGATATGCACGGCAACGTTTGGGAATGGTGTTTTGATGATTGGCACAATAATTATCAGCAGATAAACGCAGATGGTAGAGCATGGATAGAAAAAAGCCATCAGAACAAAAACGATTACCGTTTCCGCCGCATATTACGCGGTGGCTCCTGGGGTTACAACGCCCAAAGCAGCCGCTCTGCCGGTCGTCTCTACAACATTCCCGGCTACAATAACATTAATATCGGGCTGCGAATAGCCTGCGGTATTAAACAGTGA
- a CDS encoding formylglycine-generating enzyme family protein, producing the protein MIEKVLEILENAGFNFTARELVDIFWLAIHLDEEKPDSTPQKHQREKIQDSHRRRYRLPIKQDSTPEHQQVNKLEKQKSIQKSQPAIQNPPPSLPVALPSVHKFISEAEPNLNIPVRKSVSLKVPAAPALRNTLELGRALRPLMRKVPSLTNQILDEEATVKQIAEQDIWVPVFAPKPQRWLELALVVEKSNSTVIWEPTIRELQKLLKHHGAFRDVRTWELKVTPTASELFPLKLCSQGSLKQNYRNDINSTPYTPDILIDPKERRLILLVTDCISPAWRNKFIHPTLKLWGNKGLLTILQLLPEELWERTALSAATPVYLSSLKPGVPNSQLLTTIWDEDEIENDNSSESISIPIVTLEPQPLLTWSQVIAGFGNITTAGFKFSLPELRSQTKINPKPSQLTPDTIVNRFRATASPTARRLAGLMAAAPVSLPVVQLIQKTLLPDSRQIHIAEVFMSGLLKSTTIKDNPDYIEYEFLPGVRKLLVDSVPKSKAISVIDAVSEYISEKLGLSVQQFEARLLLPAYEHDNLAIKIRPFAKIKAEVFRRLGGIYAHIAEDLENNSLQALEDFPPLQTLEYEVATISIKHDHKHTINLKNFIFEVATIEINKSKYTTEIVIHRQQQQNQYFAENLDNLDNKIQLEMVQIPDGTFLMGAPRGEDYTMHNEFPQHQVTVPTFFMSKYPITQAQWQAVANLPQVSREMKLEPSYFRGDNLPVEQISWYDAVEFCARLSNHTQKEYRLPSEAEWEYACRAGTFTPFHFGETITSDLANYNALEIYATEKQGENRRHTTEVGHFAVANAFGLYDMHGNVWEWCIDDWHNGYDDAPIDSTAWLRRFEHNNKHSGKVLRGGSWFDVPEECRSACRSTYFPGYEYYFFGFRVVCNI; encoded by the coding sequence ATGATTGAAAAGGTTTTAGAGATTTTAGAAAATGCTGGATTTAACTTTACTGCTCGCGAGCTAGTAGATATTTTTTGGCTAGCGATTCATTTAGATGAAGAAAAACCAGATTCTACTCCTCAAAAGCATCAGCGAGAAAAAATACAAGATTCTCATCGCCGAAGATATCGGCTGCCAATAAAACAAGATTCAACACCAGAGCATCAGCAAGTTAATAAATTAGAGAAACAAAAATCAATCCAAAAATCGCAACCGGCAATCCAAAATCCACCTCCAAGTCTTCCCGTTGCCCTTCCATCTGTTCACAAATTTATTTCCGAAGCCGAACCAAATTTAAATATTCCAGTTAGAAAAAGCGTTTCTTTAAAGGTGCCAGCAGCACCAGCTTTAAGAAATACTTTAGAATTAGGGCGGGCACTGCGTCCATTAATGCGGAAAGTACCATCTCTTACAAATCAAATATTAGACGAAGAAGCAACCGTAAAGCAGATTGCCGAGCAAGATATTTGGGTTCCAGTTTTCGCACCAAAACCCCAAAGGTGGTTAGAGTTAGCTTTGGTAGTAGAAAAAAGCAACTCTACCGTAATTTGGGAACCAACTATTAGGGAATTACAAAAACTTTTAAAACATCACGGTGCATTCCGAGATGTGAGAACTTGGGAATTAAAAGTTACACCTACTGCTTCTGAATTATTCCCCTTAAAGTTATGTTCTCAAGGTAGCTTGAAGCAAAACTATCGTAACGACATAAATTCAACTCCTTACACTCCCGATATATTAATAGATCCCAAAGAAAGACGTTTAATTTTACTAGTAACTGACTGTATTTCCCCTGCTTGGAGAAATAAATTTATTCATCCCACATTAAAACTTTGGGGAAACAAAGGTTTATTGACTATTTTGCAACTGCTTCCAGAAGAATTATGGGAGCGTACAGCTTTATCAGCGGCAACTCCCGTATATTTAAGTTCGCTAAAACCAGGAGTACCGAATTCGCAACTACTAACTACAATTTGGGATGAAGATGAAATTGAAAACGATAATTCCTCAGAATCAATTTCTATTCCCATTGTTACCTTAGAACCCCAACCTTTATTAACATGGTCGCAGGTAATCGCAGGATTTGGAAATATTACCACAGCAGGATTTAAATTTTCTCTTCCCGAATTGCGATCGCAAACAAAAATAAATCCCAAACCATCCCAATTAACTCCCGATACAATCGTTAATAGATTCCGCGCTACAGCTTCCCCTACAGCCCGTCGTTTAGCTGGATTAATGGCAGCCGCACCAGTTAGTTTGCCGGTAGTGCAATTAATTCAAAAAACTTTATTACCAGATTCGAGACAAATTCATATCGCAGAAGTCTTCATGAGCGGGTTGCTCAAATCAACAACAATCAAAGATAATCCCGATTATATAGAATACGAATTTCTTCCCGGTGTCAGAAAATTACTCGTAGATTCAGTACCCAAAAGTAAAGCTATTTCCGTTATTGATGCAGTATCGGAATATATTTCCGAAAAACTTGGTTTATCGGTACAGCAATTTGAAGCAAGATTACTTTTACCTGCTTACGAACATGATAATTTAGCAATCAAAATTCGCCCCTTTGCCAAAATTAAAGCTGAAGTATTTCGCCGTTTGGGGGGAATATACGCTCATATTGCTGAAGATTTAGAAAATAATTCTTTACAAGCTCTCGAAGACTTTCCTCCCTTACAAACTTTGGAGTATGAAGTCGCAACTATTTCGATAAAACACGACCACAAGCATACTATAAACTTAAAAAATTTCATATTTGAAGTCGCCACCATCGAAATTAACAAATCCAAATACACCACAGAAATAGTTATTCATCGTCAGCAACAACAAAATCAATATTTTGCTGAAAACTTAGATAACTTAGATAATAAAATTCAACTTGAAATGGTACAAATTCCCGATGGTACTTTTTTAATGGGCGCTCCACGAGGAGAAGATTACACCATGCATAATGAATTTCCCCAACATCAAGTAACAGTACCCACCTTTTTCATGAGTAAATACCCAATTACTCAAGCTCAATGGCAAGCCGTCGCCAATTTACCCCAAGTTTCCCGAGAAATGAAATTAGAACCATCTTACTTTAGAGGAGATAATTTACCAGTAGAGCAAATTTCTTGGTACGATGCAGTAGAATTTTGCGCGAGATTGTCAAATCATACTCAAAAAGAATATCGCCTACCAAGCGAAGCCGAATGGGAATACGCTTGTCGTGCCGGTACTTTCACACCATTCCACTTTGGCGAAACTATTACATCAGACTTAGCTAACTACAACGCTCTGGAAATATACGCTACCGAAAAGCAGGGGGAAAATCGCAGGCATACAACAGAGGTAGGTCATTTTGCTGTAGCTAACGCCTTTGGTTTGTACGACATGCATGGCAACGTCTGGGAATGGTGTATTGATGATTGGCACAATGGTTATGATGATGCACCTATCGATAGTACTGCATGGTTGCGTAGATTTGAGCATAATAATAAACATTCTGGAAAAGTATTGCGTGGTGGCTCTTGGTTTGATGTACCTGAAGAATGTCGTAGTGCTTGCCGCAGCACTTACTTTCCCGGTTATGAATACTACTTTTTCGGCTTTCGGGTTGTATGTAATATTTGA